A genome region from Scomber japonicus isolate fScoJap1 chromosome 15, fScoJap1.pri, whole genome shotgun sequence includes the following:
- the rps5 gene encoding 40S ribosomal protein S5, with protein sequence MTEWENAPAVAETPEIKLFGKWSTDDVQINDISLQDYIAVKEKYAKYLPHSGGRYAAKRFRKAQCPIVERLTNSMMMHGRNNGKKLMTVRIVKHAFEIIHLLTGENPLQVLVNAIINSGPREDSTRIGRAGTVRRQAVDVSPLRRVNQAIWLLCTGAREAAFRNIKTIAECLADELINAAKGSSNSYAIKKKDELERVAKSNR encoded by the exons A TGACTGAGTGGGAGAACGCCCCCGCCGTGGCCGAGACCCCTGAGATCAAGCTCTTCGGCAAGTGGAGCACCGATGATGTTCAGATCAACGACATCTCCCTGCAG GATTACATTGCTGTGAAAGAGAAGTACGCCAAGTACCTGCCACACTCTGGAGGACGTTATGCCGCCAAGCGTTTCCGTAAGGCCCAGTGCCCCATCGTGGAGCGTCTGACCAACTCCATGATGATGCACGGCCGCAACAATGGCAAGAAGCTGATGACCGTGCGCATCGTCAAGCACGCCTTCGAGATCATCCACCTGCTGACCGGAGAG AACCCCCTCCAGGTTTTGGTGAACGCCATCATCAACAGTGGACCCCGTGAGGACTCCACCCGTATCGGTCGTGCCGGTACTGTCAGGAGGCAGGCTGTGGATGTGTCCCCTCTCCGCAGAGTCAACCAG GCCATCTGGCTGCTGTGCACAGGAGCAAGAGAAGCTGCTTTCAGGAACATCAAGACCATCGCCGAGTGCCTGGCTGATGAGCTGATCAACGCAGCTAAG ggTTCATCTAACTCTTACGCCATCAAGAAGAAAGACGAGTTGGAGAGAGTTGCCAAGTCCAACCGTTAA
- the ddah2 gene encoding N(G),N(G)-dimethylarginine dimethylaminohydrolase 2, whose translation MANMCPYGRFTHAVVRGIPETFGKTTGDGDKNGDVSVDLAKAQRQFGCLTGALRQKVGLQLIEIPPDPELPESWRIDDVAVIQGDTALITRPFKQQRRSEAEAVRRVMSELNLTVVEMGGEEGDSGGATLEGSDVLFTGREFFVGISSHTNRRGAEVLADTFRDFAVSTVPVCGGARLKNICSMGGPDTIIISNSDGAKKTLRMMEQLTDHHYEVLTVPEESAANCIYIKGPSKRDFLLHRPAEECPDSVSAFQKLQDYTLLPTASSEASKLGASLSSLCLLINRKHTYFT comes from the exons ATGGCAAACATGTGCCCATATGGTCGATTCACCCACGCTGTGGTTCGAGGCATCCCAGAGACTTTTGGGAAAACGACGGGAGACGGTGACAAGAACGGGGACGTCTCAGTGGACCTGGCCAAGGCTCAGCGTCAGTTCGGTTGCCTGACAGGAGCCCTGAGACAGAAAGTGGGCCTGCAGCTGATCGAGATCCCCCCTGACCCCGAGCTGCCCGAGAGCTGGAGGATAGACGACGTGGCGGTCATCCAGGGAGACACGGCACTCATCACCCGACCCTTCAAACAGCAGAGACGCAGCGAG GCCGAGGCAGTGCGGAGGGTGATGTCAGAGCTGAACCTGACCGTAGTGGAGATGGGGGGCGAGGAGGGGGACTCTGGAGGCGCCACGCTGGAGGGCAGCGACGTCCTCTTCACGGGGAGGGAGTTCTTTGTCGGCATCTCGTCTCACACCAACCGCAGAGGAGCCGAGGTGCTGGCAGACACTTTCAGA GACTTTGCCGTTTCCACCGTCCCCGTCTGCGGTGGAGCCCGGCTGAAGAACATCTGCTCCATGGGAGGTCCggacaccatcatcatcagcaacAGTGACGGGGCCAAGAAGACACTccgg ATGATGGAACAGCTGACCGATCACCACTATGAAGTGCTGACTGTCCCGGAGGAATCGGCGGCCAACTGCATCTACATAAAGGGCCCGTCCAAGCGAGACTTCCTGCTCCACCGGCCTGCAGAGGAATGTCCCGACAGCGTGTCC gcTTTCCAGAAGCTGCAGGACTACACCCTCCTGCCTACAGCCAGCAGCGAGGCCTCCAAACTGGGAGCGTCTCTGTCCTCGCTCTGCCTCCTCATCAATAGAAAGCACACAtacttcacataa
- the ppt2b gene encoding lysosomal thioesterase PPT2: MKGSRSDTTSRRRGSSSGAARLLYPLLGACLWAAVVAYKPVIIVHGLFDSSGDFKHLLTFINESHPGTNVTVIDLFDRSASLQPMWKQVEGFKEAIYPIMQNAAEGVHFICYSQGGLICRGILSTLPNHNVHTFISLSSPQAGQYGDTDYLKYLFPQFMKSNLYHLCYTGIGQRISICNYWNDPHHRDLYLNSSDYLALLNSERPNPNSTEWKKNFLKITKLVLIGGPDDGVITPWQSSQFGFYDDNETVVEIQNQDLYLRDVFGLKTLAARGDLILCSVPGVEHIYWHSNETVFHLCMEKWLE; encoded by the exons ATGAAAGGCTCCCGTTCTGATACCACCAGCCGGaggagaggcagcagcagcgggGCAGCCAGGCTCCTCTACCCGCTGCTCGGTGCGTGTCTCTGGGCTGCAGTGGTCGCATATAAGCCGGTGATCATTGTGCACGGTCTCTTCGACAGCTCAGGGGATTTTAAACACTTGCTGACCTTCATTAACGAG TCTCACCCTGGAACGAATGTGACGGTCATAGACTTGTTCGACAGGAGCGCCAGCCTGCAGCCCATGTGGAAGCAGGTGGAGGGATTCAAAGAAGCTATTTACCCGATAATGCAAAACGCAGCAGAAGGAGTCCACTTTATCTGCTACTCTCAAG GTGGGCTGATTTGCAGGGGGATCCTTTCCACTCTGCCCAACCACAACGTTCACACCTTCATCTCGCTGTCGTCACCTCAAGCCGGGCAGTACGGAG ACACGGACTACTTGAAGTACCTTTTCCCTCAGTTCATGAAGTCCAACCTGTATCACCTCTGCTACACTGGGATAGGACAGAGGATATCCATCTGCAACTACTGGAACG acCCCCACCACAGAGACCTGTACCTGAACAGCAGTGATTATTTGGCTCTGCTCAACAGTGAGAGACCAAATCCAAATTCAACAG AGTGGAAGAAAAACTTCCTCAAAATCACAAAGCTGGTGTTGATCGGTGGCCCAGACGACGGAGTCATCACTCCCTGGCAGTCGAG TCAGTTTGGATTTTATGACGACAACGAGACCGTTGTTGAGATCCAGAACCAAGAC CTCTACTTGAGAGACGTCTTTGGTCTGAAGACGCTGGCGGCTCGAGGAGATCTGATCTTGTGTTCTGTTCCCGGCGTGGAACACATCTACTGGCACTCGAATGAGACTGTGTTCCACCTGTGTATGGAGAAATGGCTGGAGTAG